One Microlunatus soli genomic window carries:
- a CDS encoding AraC family transcriptional regulator, which yields MINTIFDSRRLPADQRLPRFDHLQRRSPHAMGVSSAEPEQFTALARSVELPQADLVDLSISTAQIRRSPRLVRTSDPGVHAALLLLRGRIGIRQLDREAILHPGDLTFYTSSAPFQIQLGGIGTDAGPVRLVRVQVPQERVQLGRPATSERFAEAVPTAHGMPALFADFLKRLADDREEFGAADLVRLDTVAADLFAATLQSDPTPADDDQQALLTMINDHVRRHLSDPALSPRSIAAAHNISLSVLHRLFRVRGITVAAWIRRLRLETARRLLTDPASAGVPVRRIGARVGYVDHSTFTRAFTAAYGMSPSAHRRISSEPDRAPVPAPERRAC from the coding sequence ATGATCAACACCATCTTCGACAGCCGCCGCCTGCCGGCGGATCAACGACTCCCCCGTTTCGACCACCTGCAGCGGCGCAGCCCGCATGCGATGGGCGTGAGCAGCGCCGAACCGGAGCAGTTCACCGCTCTGGCACGTTCGGTCGAGCTGCCTCAGGCCGATCTGGTCGACCTGTCCATCTCCACCGCGCAGATCCGGCGCAGCCCGCGCCTGGTCCGCACCTCGGATCCCGGTGTCCATGCGGCGCTGCTGTTGCTACGCGGCCGGATCGGCATTCGCCAACTCGACCGGGAGGCGATCCTGCACCCGGGCGATCTGACCTTCTACACCAGTTCGGCTCCGTTCCAGATCCAGCTCGGTGGGATCGGCACGGACGCCGGCCCGGTCCGGCTGGTCCGTGTCCAGGTCCCGCAGGAACGCGTGCAGCTCGGCCGGCCCGCCACGTCGGAGCGATTCGCCGAGGCGGTACCGACCGCGCACGGGATGCCCGCGTTGTTCGCCGACTTCCTCAAGCGGCTCGCCGACGACCGTGAGGAGTTCGGAGCGGCCGACCTCGTCCGGCTGGACACCGTGGCCGCCGACCTGTTCGCCGCCACCCTGCAGTCCGATCCGACACCGGCCGACGATGATCAACAGGCCCTGCTGACCATGATCAACGATCACGTTCGACGGCATCTGTCCGACCCGGCGCTGTCCCCTCGCTCGATCGCCGCGGCGCACAACATCTCCCTCAGCGTCCTGCATCGGTTGTTCCGGGTGCGCGGGATCACGGTCGCGGCCTGGATCCGTCGGTTGCGGCTGGAGACGGCCCGCCGGTTGCTGACCGATCCGGCATCCGCCGGTGTGCCGGTGCGTCGGATCGGAGCCCGGGTCGGGTACGTCGACCACAGCACCTTCACCCGGGCGTTCACCGCGGCGTACGGGATGTCGCCGTCGGCGCATCGCCGGATCAGCTCCGAACCGGACCGCGCACCCGTTCCAGCCCCCGAGCGGCGGGCCTGCTGA
- a CDS encoding MarR family winged helix-turn-helix transcriptional regulator produces the protein MADIPGWRVVLLLAGAFRDGVDSLHGELAEQGYPDARPLHGFALQAIGPDGCTINELGQRLGVSKQAAAKTAAGLERSDLVVRESVPADRRAVQLRRTPHAESFLAASAAGFEQVMDRWRRRLGRARFDAMVEALMDVAGDRPVGDLPGWLAQRSGASRDERG, from the coding sequence GTGGCCGACATACCTGGCTGGCGCGTCGTGCTGCTCCTGGCCGGAGCGTTCCGCGACGGAGTCGACTCCCTGCACGGCGAACTCGCCGAACAGGGATACCCCGACGCTCGACCGCTGCACGGGTTCGCACTCCAGGCGATCGGTCCCGACGGGTGCACGATCAACGAGCTCGGCCAGCGTCTCGGGGTCTCGAAGCAGGCAGCGGCCAAGACCGCCGCCGGTCTCGAGCGGTCCGACCTTGTGGTCCGCGAATCGGTGCCGGCCGATCGGCGTGCGGTGCAGCTCCGGCGCACGCCGCACGCCGAGAGCTTCCTCGCCGCCAGCGCGGCCGGCTTCGAGCAGGTGATGGACCGTTGGCGGCGCCGACTCGGTCGTGCTCGCTTCGACGCGATGGTCGAGGCACTGATGGACGTAGCCGGCGACCGGCCGGTCGGCGATCTTCCCGGCTGGCTCGCCCAGCGATCGGGGGCGTCACGAGATGAACGGGGCTGA
- the ftsY gene encoding signal recognition particle-docking protein FtsY, which translates to MDGTTLTLLIAGIIIVLGVTAGLVVTSRRRALRGTSKPELEKTPEQPAGSAGTAVEDREADTATRPDTAPAQPETAEPEVVQPETEPAVVEQPTVEKPEAPESRLVRLRRRLSGSNNALSRGLLALLSRDKLDEDTWEDFEDTLLSSDLGVNPTMELVEALRDRFKVEGISDPGQARGALREELIKIVDPTLDRTLGTVRGDHPAVVMVVGVNGTGKTTTVGKLARVLVAEDKDVLLGAADTFRAAAADQLETWGSRVGVPTVRGAEGADPASVAFEAVKAGTEAEADVVIVDTAGRLHTKTGLMDELGKVKRVIERQAPVTEVLLVLDATTGQNGLTQARIFAEVVDITGVVLTKLDGSAKGGIVIQVQRELGVPVKLVGLGEGVDDLAPFEATEFVDALLTQD; encoded by the coding sequence GTGGATGGAACGACACTGACCCTGCTCATCGCCGGCATCATCATCGTCCTCGGTGTGACCGCCGGGCTGGTCGTCACCAGCAGGCGCCGCGCGCTGCGGGGGACCAGCAAGCCGGAGCTGGAGAAGACACCGGAGCAACCCGCAGGCTCGGCCGGGACCGCTGTCGAGGACCGCGAGGCCGATACCGCGACCCGACCCGATACGGCGCCGGCCCAGCCGGAAACGGCCGAGCCGGAGGTCGTCCAGCCGGAGACCGAGCCGGCGGTCGTCGAGCAGCCGACCGTCGAGAAGCCGGAGGCACCGGAGAGCCGGTTGGTGCGGCTGCGTCGGCGGCTGTCCGGCTCCAACAACGCACTCAGCCGAGGACTGCTCGCCCTACTCTCCCGGGACAAGCTGGACGAGGACACCTGGGAGGACTTCGAGGACACCCTGTTGTCCTCCGATCTCGGCGTCAACCCGACCATGGAACTGGTTGAGGCGCTCCGGGATCGGTTCAAGGTCGAGGGGATCTCCGATCCCGGTCAGGCCCGCGGTGCACTCCGCGAGGAATTGATCAAGATCGTCGATCCCACCCTGGACCGAACCCTCGGTACGGTGCGCGGCGATCATCCCGCCGTGGTGATGGTGGTCGGTGTCAACGGCACCGGCAAGACGACCACGGTTGGCAAACTCGCCCGGGTGCTGGTTGCCGAGGACAAGGATGTGCTGCTCGGCGCCGCCGACACCTTCCGAGCCGCTGCCGCCGATCAGCTGGAGACCTGGGGGAGTCGGGTCGGGGTTCCGACCGTCCGCGGAGCCGAGGGTGCCGATCCGGCCAGCGTCGCCTTCGAGGCCGTCAAGGCGGGCACCGAGGCGGAGGCCGACGTGGTCATCGTCGACACTGCGGGCAGGTTGCACACCAAGACCGGCCTGATGGACGAACTGGGCAAGGTCAAGCGGGTGATCGAACGGCAGGCACCGGTCACCGAGGTGTTGCTGGTGCTGGACGCGACCACCGGTCAGAACGGTCTGACCCAGGCCCGGATCTTCGCCGAGGTGGTCGACATCACCGGCGTCGTCCTGACCAAGCTGGACGGGTCGGCCAAGGGCGGCATCGTGATCCAGGTGCAGCGCGAGCTCGGGGTGCCGGTCAAGCTGGTCGGGCTCGGTGAGGGCGTTGATGATCTGGCCCCGTTCGAGGCCACCGAGTTCGTCGACGCCCTGCTGACCCAGGACTGA
- a CDS encoding cupin domain-containing protein, with amino-acid sequence MPGAKIARSDHRITETPNALMATLASPTHGGTSTLSLWRVTMRAAQRGPRHAFDVEQAWHLLVGAATITVEAETFALRVGDTVVIPAGCRRQVSTDSGAEFVVTGPADGRAVTISAEGAGEPIAPAWIV; translated from the coding sequence ATGCCTGGCGCCAAGATCGCCCGCTCCGACCATCGCATCACCGAGACGCCGAACGCCTTGATGGCCACTCTGGCTTCGCCCACCCACGGCGGGACCTCGACGCTGAGCCTGTGGCGGGTCACGATGCGTGCCGCGCAGCGCGGCCCTCGGCACGCCTTCGATGTCGAGCAGGCTTGGCACCTGCTCGTCGGTGCAGCGACCATCACGGTCGAGGCCGAGACCTTCGCCCTCCGGGTCGGTGACACCGTGGTCATCCCGGCCGGCTGCCGGCGGCAGGTCAGCACCGACAGCGGCGCGGAGTTCGTGGTCACCGGGCCGGCCGACGGCAGGGCCGTCACGATCTCGGCCGAGGGGGCAGGGGAGCCGATCGCACCCGCCTGGATCGTGTGA